Proteins encoded within one genomic window of Pararhizobium capsulatum DSM 1112:
- the prfA gene encoding peptide chain release factor 1, with translation MATLPVEKMRELERRFAEIEARMAEGPAADVYVKLASEYSELQPVVTKIRAYEKAQSELADVEALLADKSTDREMRDLADMEKPEIQERIEALEKDMQILLLPKDAADEKSAILEIRAGTGGSEAALFAGDLFRMYERYAADKGWKVEVLSASEGDAGGFKEIIANVTGRGVFSKLKFESGVHRVQRVPDTETQGRIHTSAATVAVLPEAEDIDIEVRNEDIRIDTMRSSGAGGQHVNTTDSAVRITHLPTGIVVTSSEKSQHQNRAKAMQVLRSRLYDMERQKADRERSASRKSQVGSGDRSERIRTYNFPQGRVTDHRINLTLYKIDRMMMGEIDEVVDALLADYQADQLAQLGEIKG, from the coding sequence TTGGCTACCCTTCCTGTCGAAAAAATGCGCGAGCTGGAGCGGCGTTTTGCGGAGATCGAAGCGCGCATGGCCGAAGGGCCGGCGGCGGATGTCTATGTGAAGCTTGCTTCCGAATATTCCGAGCTTCAGCCGGTCGTGACCAAGATCCGGGCCTATGAGAAGGCGCAGAGCGAGCTTGCCGATGTCGAGGCGCTGCTTGCCGACAAATCGACCGATCGCGAGATGCGCGATCTAGCGGACATGGAGAAGCCGGAAATCCAGGAGCGGATCGAGGCGCTGGAAAAGGATATGCAAATCCTGCTCCTGCCGAAGGATGCTGCCGACGAGAAGAGCGCGATCCTGGAAATCCGCGCCGGCACCGGTGGCTCGGAAGCGGCGCTTTTCGCAGGTGATCTGTTTCGCATGTATGAGCGCTATGCCGCCGACAAGGGCTGGAAGGTGGAAGTGCTCTCCGCCAGCGAAGGCGATGCCGGCGGGTTCAAGGAAATCATTGCCAACGTCACCGGGCGGGGCGTGTTTTCCAAGCTGAAGTTCGAATCCGGGGTTCACCGGGTGCAGCGTGTGCCGGATACGGAAACACAGGGACGTATCCATACGTCTGCGGCGACGGTTGCCGTGCTGCCCGAGGCCGAGGATATCGACATCGAGGTTCGCAACGAGGATATCCGCATCGATACGATGCGCTCTTCTGGCGCTGGCGGCCAGCACGTCAACACGACGGACTCGGCGGTGCGCATCACCCATCTGCCGACCGGCATCGTCGTTACCAGCTCCGAGAAATCGCAGCACCAGAACCGCGCCAAGGCGATGCAGGTTCTGCGCTCGCGGCTTTATGACATGGAGCGCCAGAAAGCCGACAGAGAACGTTCGGCATCACGCAAGAGCCAAGTGGGTTCGGGAGATCGTTCGGAACGCATCCGCACCTATAATTTCCCGCAGGGTCGGGTGACCGACCATCGCATCAACCTGACGCTCTACAAGATCGACCGGATGATGATGGGCGAGATCGACGAGGTGGTGGATGCGCTGCTGGCCGACTACCAGGCCGATCAACTGGCGCAGCTGGGCGAGATCAAGGGATGA
- a CDS encoding IS5 family transposase (programmed frameshift), whose product MSDLMLLSEAQMRRIEPYFPLSHGVPRVDDRLILSGIIFVLRNGLRWRDAPREYGPHKTIYNRFIRWSRLGVFNRILAELTAKRGKPEQLMIDATHLKAHRTAASLLKKGMFPRRIGRTKGGLNSKLHAVCDGHGRPLILLLSEGQMSDYKGAARMIEAFPKAKTLLADKGYDADWFRDALAERKIIACIPSRANRKVAIPHDPVLYKKHHKIENMFGRLKDWRRIHTRYDRCAHTFFSSICIAAAVIFWL is encoded by the exons ATGAGTGACTTGATGCTTTTGTCGGAGGCGCAGATGCGCCGGATCGAGCCCTATTTCCCGCTGTCGCACGGGGTGCCACGTGTCGATGACCGGTTGATTTTGAGCGGCATTATCTTTGTCTTGCGCAATGGGTTGCGGTGGCGCGACGCGCCCAGGGAATACGGGCCACACAAGACGATCTATAATCGCTTCATCCGCTGGAGCAGGCTCGGTGTGTTCAACCGGATTTTGGCCGAACTGACGGCCAAACGCGGCAAGCCGGAGCAGTTGATGATCGACGCCACCCATCTGAAAGCACATCGCACTGCAGCCAGCCTGCTAAAAAAGGGGATGT TTCCCAGACGTATCGGACGCACCAAAGGTGGCCTGAACTCCAAACTGCACGCGGTTTGCGATGGTCACGGCCGACCCCTGATCCTGCTGTTGAGCGAGGGCCAGATGAGCGATTACAAAGGTGCCGCTCGCATGATCGAGGCCTTTCCTAAAGCCAAGACGTTGCTCGCCGACAAGGGCTATGATGCCGACTGGTTCCGAGATGCCTTGGCGGAGCGCAAAATCATTGCCTGTATTCCTTCGAGGGCAAACCGCAAGGTAGCGATCCCTCATGATCCGGTGCTCTACAAAAAGCACCACAAGATTGAAAACATGTTTGGCAGGCTCAAGGACTGGCGGCGAATTCACACCAGATACGACCGCTGCGCACACACATTCTTCTCAAGCATATGCATCGCCGCAGCCGTTATCTTCTGGCTCTGA
- the ptsP gene encoding phosphoenolpyruvate--protein phosphotransferase yields MRDLSAGPRVLLKRLRELMAEPLEPQERLDQIVRQIAQNMVAEVCSVYVLRSDGVLELYATEGLNKDAVHLAQLQMGQGLVGTIAASARPLNLSDAQSHPAFTYLPETGEEIYHSFLGVPILRTGRSLGVLVVQNKASRTYRDDEVEAMETTAMVLAEMVATGELKKITRPGLELDLSRPVTIEGSSFGEGVGLGYVVLHEPRIVVTNLLNDDTEHELGRLAEALGSLRISIDDMLSRRDVSMEGEHRAVLEAYRMFAHDRGWVRKLEEAIRNGLTAEAAVERVQSETKARMIRLTDPYLRERMHDFDDLANRLLRQLTGYGAKLSATDFPADAIVVARAMGAAELLDYPRENVRGLVLEEGAVTSHVVIVARAMGIPVVGQAAGVVALAENRDAIIIDGDDAKVHLRPMADLQRAYEEKVRLRARRQEQFRALRDVEPVTKDGKRIRLQMNAGLLVDLPQLAESGAEGIGLFRTELQFMIASTMPKMEEQEAFYRNVMKQAAGKPVTFRTLDIGGDKVVPYFRAAEEENPALGWRAIRLSLDRPGLLRTQLRAMLRASAGEELKLMLPMVTEVSELRQVRGLLQKEIQRQSKSGEQLPRKLQFGAMLEVPALLWQLDELMSEVDFVSVGSNDLFQFTMAVDRGNARVSDRFDVLGRPFLRMLRDIVRAGDRSGTSVTLCGEMASKPLPAMALLGIGFRSVSMSPTAVGPVKAMLLALDADKLGEMLNVALDDTKSQQPVRELLTAFAAEHGIPV; encoded by the coding sequence ATGAGAGACCTCTCTGCGGGTCCACGCGTTCTTCTCAAGCGGCTACGCGAACTGATGGCGGAGCCGCTCGAGCCGCAGGAGCGCCTTGACCAGATCGTTCGCCAGATTGCGCAGAACATGGTCGCGGAAGTGTGCTCCGTTTATGTGTTGCGCTCCGATGGTGTTCTTGAGCTTTATGCAACCGAAGGCCTGAACAAGGACGCCGTGCATCTGGCGCAGCTGCAGATGGGGCAGGGCCTCGTCGGCACGATCGCCGCCTCCGCGCGGCCGCTCAACCTTTCCGACGCGCAGTCGCACCCTGCCTTCACCTATCTGCCGGAGACCGGCGAAGAGATCTATCACTCCTTCCTCGGCGTACCGATCCTGCGCACCGGCCGTTCGCTCGGCGTTCTCGTTGTGCAGAACAAGGCGAGCCGCACCTATCGCGACGACGAGGTCGAGGCGATGGAAACCACGGCGATGGTTCTCGCCGAAATGGTGGCGACCGGCGAGCTGAAGAAGATCACGCGGCCCGGCCTCGAACTCGATCTTTCCCGGCCCGTGACGATCGAGGGCTCGAGCTTTGGCGAAGGCGTCGGGCTCGGTTACGTCGTGCTACACGAACCGCGCATTGTCGTGACCAATCTGCTGAACGACGATACCGAACACGAACTGGGGCGGCTTGCAGAAGCGCTCGGGTCGCTGCGCATTTCCATTGACGACATGCTGTCGCGGCGTGACGTTTCCATGGAAGGCGAGCACCGCGCGGTTCTCGAAGCCTACCGGATGTTTGCCCACGATCGCGGCTGGGTGAGGAAGCTTGAAGAGGCGATCCGCAACGGCCTGACGGCAGAAGCGGCGGTCGAGCGGGTGCAGAGCGAGACCAAGGCGCGGATGATCCGACTTACGGACCCGTATTTGCGCGAACGAATGCATGATTTCGACGATCTGGCGAACCGGCTGCTGCGGCAACTGACGGGCTATGGCGCGAAACTGTCGGCAACGGATTTTCCGGCTGATGCAATCGTCGTGGCGCGCGCCATGGGTGCGGCCGAACTGCTCGATTATCCGCGCGAGAATGTTCGCGGCCTGGTGCTGGAAGAGGGCGCCGTCACCAGCCACGTCGTGATCGTTGCACGCGCCATGGGTATTCCCGTCGTGGGGCAGGCTGCCGGTGTCGTGGCGCTGGCGGAAAATCGCGATGCGATCATCATAGATGGCGACGACGCCAAGGTGCATCTGCGGCCGATGGCCGATCTGCAGCGGGCCTATGAGGAAAAGGTACGGCTGCGTGCCCGCCGTCAGGAACAGTTCCGGGCGCTGCGCGATGTCGAGCCGGTGACCAAGGACGGCAAGCGCATCAGGCTGCAGATGAATGCCGGCCTGCTCGTCGATCTGCCGCAGCTGGCGGAATCGGGTGCCGAAGGCATTGGCCTTTTCCGTACCGAGCTGCAGTTCATGATCGCCTCGACCATGCCGAAGATGGAAGAGCAGGAAGCCTTCTATCGTAATGTAATGAAGCAGGCGGCCGGCAAGCCGGTGACTTTCCGCACGCTCGATATCGGCGGCGACAAGGTGGTGCCCTATTTCCGTGCGGCCGAGGAAGAAAACCCGGCGCTCGGGTGGCGGGCTATCCGCCTTTCACTGGACCGTCCAGGCCTGCTGCGCACCCAGCTGCGTGCCATGCTGCGTGCTTCGGCCGGCGAGGAGCTGAAGCTGATGCTGCCGATGGTGACCGAGGTTTCGGAGCTGCGGCAGGTGCGCGGGTTGCTGCAGAAGGAAATCCAGCGACAGTCGAAATCCGGCGAGCAGCTGCCGCGCAAGCTGCAGTTCGGCGCCATGCTGGAAGTACCCGCGTTGCTCTGGCAACTTGATGAGCTGATGAGCGAAGTCGATTTCGTGTCCGTGGGATCGAACGACCTGTTCCAGTTTACGATGGCTGTGGATCGCGGCAATGCGCGCGTGTCCGATCGTTTCGACGTTCTCGGGCGGCCGTTCCTACGGATGTTGCGTGATATCGTCCGGGCTGGGGATCGCAGCGGGACGAGCGTTACGCTCTGCGGGGAAATGGCGAGCAAGCCCTTGCCGGCCATGGCCTTGCTCGGCATCGGCTTCCGCTCTGTCTCGATGTCGCCGACGGCAGTCGGGCCGGTCAAGGCCATGCTGCTTGCGCTTGATGCGGACAAGCTTGGCGAAATGCTAAATGTCGCGCTGGATGATACCAAGTCACAGCAGCCGGTGCGGGAGTTGCTGACAGCGTTCGCTGCCGAGCACGGCATTCCCGTTTAG
- the prmC gene encoding peptide chain release factor N(5)-glutamine methyltransferase, which translates to MSDTRDSLLAEAKKRFLEAHIGEAALDARVLVSGLLELSATDLMLRGDAVVSPEDAQGVRAAIERRAAHEPVYRILGQREFYGLTLRMSAATLEPRPDSEMIVEGLVPFARRILAEKGECRVIDLGTGTGAICLGLLSAVEGATGVGTDISAAALETAQGNADSNGLGPRFRAVVSDWFDDVDGRFDIIVSNPPYIRSDVVLSLAPEVRDHDPAIALDGGADGLDAYRAIAAKALSHLNPDGIVGVEIGYDQLATVGAVFEKQGFVVLERIKDLGGNDRAIVFAAQ; encoded by the coding sequence ATGAGCGACACGCGCGACAGCCTGCTGGCTGAGGCGAAGAAACGCTTCTTGGAGGCTCATATCGGCGAAGCGGCGCTGGATGCACGGGTGCTGGTTTCGGGTCTGCTCGAACTTTCAGCGACCGATCTGATGCTGCGCGGCGATGCGGTGGTTTCGCCTGAAGACGCTCAGGGAGTGCGCGCCGCGATCGAGCGACGAGCGGCGCATGAGCCGGTCTACCGCATTCTCGGCCAGCGCGAGTTTTACGGGCTGACCCTCAGGATGTCGGCAGCGACGCTGGAGCCGCGGCCGGATTCCGAAATGATCGTTGAGGGGCTTGTGCCGTTTGCCCGCCGGATACTGGCGGAAAAGGGCGAATGCCGGGTCATCGATCTTGGCACCGGAACCGGGGCGATCTGTCTTGGTCTTCTCAGCGCTGTCGAGGGCGCCACCGGCGTTGGCACCGATATTTCCGCTGCCGCTCTTGAAACGGCGCAGGGCAACGCCGATTCGAATGGTCTGGGTCCACGGTTTAGGGCCGTGGTGAGCGACTGGTTCGACGATGTCGATGGACGCTTCGATATCATTGTTTCCAACCCGCCTTATATTCGCAGCGACGTTGTTCTATCGCTTGCGCCGGAAGTGCGTGATCACGATCCGGCAATAGCACTTGATGGCGGGGCGGACGGGCTGGATGCCTACCGTGCGATTGCCGCCAAGGCCTTGAGCCACCTGAATCCGGACGGGATCGTCGGCGTCGAAATCGGCTATGACCAGCTTGCAACCGTGGGGGCCGTTTTCGAAAAACAGGGCTTCGTGGTTCTGGAGCGGATAAAGGATCTCGGCGGAAACGACCGGGCAATCGTTTTTGCCGCTCAGTGA
- a CDS encoding IS110 family transposase, which yields MKYYAGLDVSLKETSICILDEAGAVLRELKVPSHPEDLIRILGDPALQFVRIGLEAGPLSQWLFSGMVEAGLPTICIETRHTKAFLKAQINKTDRNDARGIAQMMRVNLFRPVHVKTLTSQKRRALLTARKLVQEKAIAIENDIRGMLRNFGLKVGVVSAAGFEVRIRELIEDMPDLASIMEPLLTVRKKLRETFITLHRQLLAVVRDDTACQRLMTIPGVGPVVALAYTSTIDVPARFRNSKAVGPALGLTPRLHQSGESDRVGRISRCGDAMMRTLLYEAAQSLLTRVQKWSWLKAWAMNIAKRRGLQRAVVALARRLSVIMHRMWSDGSEFRWTKEMATAT from the coding sequence ATGAAGTATTATGCGGGTTTGGACGTCTCTCTCAAAGAGACCTCTATATGCATCTTGGATGAAGCGGGCGCGGTGCTCCGAGAGCTAAAAGTCCCAAGCCATCCGGAAGATTTGATACGAATATTGGGTGATCCTGCTTTGCAGTTCGTTCGGATTGGCCTCGAAGCGGGACCATTGTCACAGTGGCTGTTTAGCGGGATGGTGGAAGCTGGGCTGCCTACCATTTGTATAGAGACCCGCCACACCAAGGCCTTTCTCAAGGCCCAGATCAACAAGACGGATCGTAACGATGCGCGCGGTATCGCGCAGATGATGCGGGTCAATTTGTTTCGTCCCGTTCACGTGAAGACCCTGACCAGCCAGAAGCGACGGGCGTTGCTGACGGCCCGCAAGCTGGTGCAGGAAAAGGCTATTGCTATCGAGAATGACATTAGGGGGATGCTGCGCAATTTTGGGCTCAAGGTCGGCGTCGTCAGCGCCGCCGGCTTCGAGGTACGTATCCGCGAGCTGATCGAAGACATGCCGGACCTGGCCAGCATCATGGAGCCACTGCTGACCGTTCGGAAAAAGCTGCGTGAGACGTTCATAACCTTGCATCGTCAGTTGCTGGCGGTTGTTCGGGACGACACCGCTTGCCAACGGCTGATGACGATTCCCGGTGTCGGTCCAGTGGTCGCGCTGGCCTACACCAGCACCATCGATGTTCCGGCCCGCTTCAGGAACTCCAAGGCCGTCGGTCCCGCGCTGGGATTGACGCCTCGCCTCCATCAATCGGGCGAAAGCGATCGTGTCGGGCGCATCTCGCGCTGCGGTGACGCTATGATGAGAACGCTGCTCTATGAAGCCGCGCAATCGCTGCTGACACGGGTGCAGAAATGGTCGTGGCTGAAAGCCTGGGCGATGAATATCGCCAAACGCCGAGGCTTGCAGAGAGCCGTCGTCGCCTTGGCGCGAAGACTGTCAGTGATCATGCATCGGATGTGGAGTGATGGCTCGGAGTTCCGTTGGACGAAGGAGATGGCGACGGCAACCTAA